In the Neisseria sp. KEM232 genome, CCCGCCGCTGCCCAACGAATTGGGCAAACGCATTTTTGAAAACGTCTCCCAGGAAGCATGGATGGCCTGGACGCGCCACCAAACCATGCTCATCAACGAAAACCGCCTCAGCCTCGCCGACCCGCGCGCGCGCGAATATCTGGCGCAGCAGATGGAAAACTACTTCTTCGGCGACGGCGCCGATTCCGTCGCAGGCTATGTGCCGCAAGAGCCGCAATAAACCTTACAGGCCGTCTGAAACTCCGTTTTCAGACGGCCTGTAACCTTCTTCCCTTCCTTTTGCAGGCATCCTGCCATACAAAGAGGCCGTCTGAAAACCCGCAAATGCGTTTTCAGACGGCCTGTTGCACCACTGTGCTTTTTCAGACGGCCTCACAGCCCCTTGATGATTTCTTCCCATTCCGGCGGCAGGCGGCAGTTGTCGGAAACGTTTTTAAACAGCGGCGCGATATCGGCCGCGCCGTATTCGCCCAGCGCCGTGCCCACGGGCGTCACGAAAAAGCGTTTGTCGAAATTGGTTTTGGCAAACTCGACAAACAGATCGACATAGCTTTGGATTTCTTCCAGCGGCAGCAGCTTGAGCTGCTCGTCCTTCACCGGTATCGCCAGCGACTGCCCCTGCAAACCGAAGCCCTGCCCCATTTCCGCGCCGTATTTCATCCGCGCGGTAAGGGCGGGACCCAAGCCGTGTTTGCCGGCCTTGTTCGAGCCGAAGACAAAAATTTCGTTATCCCGTATTTCGTGTTTGATGCTCATCGACATCTCCTTATTTGGAATGGTTTTTTAAAGGACGCCTTGCGTCCGCAAAAAATGGCTATTGTAAATCATGCAGCGAAAAAGAATGTTTGACGTATGTCATACTTTCAAACAAACGGCATACGCCCCGAAGCCCGT is a window encoding:
- a CDS encoding oxidative damage protection protein, whose translation is MTRMVHCVKLGKEAEGMKFPPLPNELGKRIFENVSQEAWMAWTRHQTMLINENRLSLADPRAREYLAQQMENYFFGDGADSVAGYVPQEPQ